GTAGTGCATCCGCATTTTCCCGGAAATGTGGCCAAGGACGTAATGTCCGTTCTCGAGCCTGACGCGGAATGTCGCATTGGGGAGGTTTTCGGTCACCTCGCCTTGCATTTCAATCACATCTTCCTTCGACATGGACTTACCTGCCCGGGAAACCCGCCCCCTTGAAATTCGCCTTCTTCAGCAGACTCTCATACTGATGCGACATCACGAACGCCTGGACCTGGGCCATGAAGTCCATCGTCACCACGACGATGATCAGCAGCGAGGTGCCGCCGAAATAGAACGGGACGTTCCACTTCAGGATCAGGAACTCGGGCAGCAGGCAGACCAGGGTGATATACACCGCTCCGGCCAGCGTCAGCCGCATGAGAATCTTGTCGATGTAACGAGCGGTCTGGTCGCCGGGACGGATCCCGGGAACGAACGCACCGCTTTTCTTCAGGTTGTCCGCCGTCTCCCGGGCATTGAACACCAATGCCGTATAGA
The window above is part of the Thauera aromatica K172 genome. Proteins encoded here:
- the infA gene encoding translation initiation factor IF-1 gives rise to the protein MSKEDVIEMQGEVTENLPNATFRVRLENGHYVLGHISGKMRMHYIRILPGDKVTVQLTPYDLTKGRIVFRTK